The genomic window CGCAGTCCACGGCAGAAGCCTCTCTTCACTGTAGAGATAGGAATCGAGGCTTCCGTTGGGCATCAACTCGTAAACCAGCAAGAAATCTCCGCGTCTGTGGCACCAGCCTATGAGCTGCACCAGATTCCGATGCCGCAGTCGGCTTATCGTATTAATCTCAGACGTGTACTCCTTCAGTCCTTGTTTCGACTCCTTGGAGATTCTTTTGATGGCTACGGGAAGGTTTGCGGACCTCAGGAACCCTTTGTACACGGAACCAAAGCCGCCCTGCCCAAGCTTCTCTGCCTCGTCGAAGTTGTTTGTTGCGGCAACCAATTCGCTGTAAGGAAACCTCTGGGGTCCCCTACCTCTCTCGAACTCATCGTCGATCAGATCATCCTCGTCAACCATGCTGCCTTCTTCTTCCGCCACTGTGGCGGCCTTCTTATGCGACGAAAGAAACCGAACCACCGCAACCAAACAGAGCAGAGCAACTGCGCCAGAAGCCGGTCCGGCCGCAACGCCGACATTACTTTTGCTAGAGTAAGTCAGCGGAGGGACCGGTTGTGTTGGTGGGCTCGGATTCGTATGACTACTCTTCCCGTCCAAAGTTGAGCTGAAATTCCAGTACAGGATCTGATGCAGCTCGACGGCGGCTCCAGTGGCAGCTGCGAAGCCGACGGCCACCTCCTGGGGTAGTATTGCCTTCAAATCAACAGGGTAAGAGAGGCTGAAAGGACTCGTGTAGTTCGGATTACCGTCGTAAGAAAGCAAGACACTCAAATTTTTCGTAGTGTTATCGTAGTCGATTGACACTGTCGCGCGGGTGAAGCTTCTGGTGATATTCGGCAAGTTCCTGGACACGGTAGAGTTGATGGAATTGATATCAATACCAATGTGATAGTCGCTCGGATCCCAGGCATTCTGGAAGGTGTCGAACTCGACCCCCACCAACTGATTCTGCGTTGCGTTCAGAGCGGTTCCACCGTTGAAGAGGCCAAGGGAGCCGCCATCTGAGTGAGAAGGGACCGCCAACAGGTAAGGGGAGAGGAAGAAAGCTAGCCCGTCCCCGTGGCTCGCGTCCGTGGCTTGGATGACGAAAGAGAAGCTAGTATGAAAGCTAGCCACCTCGCCCGTGGCGTTGTCCCAAAGAAGAACTGGATTACTGTACACCGCTCGGCCTTGGCTGTAGGTGATGGGACTGCTGCGCGTGTCCTTCGTAAGATTGATGACGGTACCGTTTGGGGAAGCGTCGGACAGGAATTTGATATTCGACACGTAAGTGTCCGGATCGGAAAAGTTGAAGCTGAAGGAGAGGGGTGTTGCACGTGGTATGATAACATGAAAAATAATGATGCAGAAGAAGAACAAGGACAGAGAGCACTTAGTTCTGGAATTGGAGGAAGCCATAGCCGAGCGTAGTTGTTTGCAATGCTCACTTCTAGCAAATTGCTTC from Ananas comosus cultivar F153 linkage group 23, ASM154086v1, whole genome shotgun sequence includes these protein-coding regions:
- the LOC109728212 gene encoding L-type lectin-domain containing receptor kinase IX.1-like, coding for MASSNSRTKCSLSLFFFCIIIFHVIIPRATPLSFSFNFSDPDTYVSNIKFLSDASPNGTVINLTKDTRSSPITYSQGRAVYSNPVLLWDNATGEVASFHTSFSFVIQATDASHGDGLAFFLSPYLLAVPSHSDGGSLGLFNGGTALNATQNQLVGVEFDTFQNAWDPSDYHIGIDINSINSTVSRNLPNITRSFTRATVSIDYDNTTKNLSVLLSYDGNPNYTSPFSLSYPVDLKAILPQEVAVGFAAATGAAVELHQILYWNFSSTLDGKSSHTNPSPPTQPVPPLTYSSKSNVGVAAGPASGAVALLCLVAVVRFLSSHKKAATVAEEEGSMVDEDDLIDDEFERGRGPQRFPYSELVAATNNFDEAEKLGQGGFGSVYKGFLRSANLPVAIKRISKESKQGLKEYTSEINTISRLRHRNLVQLIGWCHRRGDFLLVYELMPNGSLDSYLYSEERLLPWTARYNIAQGLASALLYLHTEWEQCVVHRDIKSSNIMLDSSFGAKLGDFGLARLVDHDRGSQTTVPAGTLGYLAPECFITGKASKETDIFSFGVVLLEIACGRKCIVQTEDRSKVSLVEWVWELYGRNSVLEAAHEHLNGDFEEPEMERLMVVGLWCAHPDYNRRPSIQQAIDVLRFEIPLPALSPKMPELVFVPLTDLSNFYYTFSSSTGTSIGGVSYISSN